From a region of the Lactuca sativa cultivar Salinas chromosome 4, Lsat_Salinas_v11, whole genome shotgun sequence genome:
- the LOC111898731 gene encoding cytosolic sulfotransferase 5: MAMTIKEAPYFEFFLHQSINLLQLYSENMSTDLISNQNICSHPTAINGENPISDQQEHVHNKLNEKVNGLVATLPEGKGWRGPEIFLHKGFWLPQTVFKSLLTIHEYFHPNPTDIFLAAFMKCGTTWLRALMFATANRHRYKISDNPLHQTGPHGVFPSLDAQIFLDQYSVRKFDNLPSPRLFATHFAHDLLPTSMTSSSSTCKFVYVCRDPKDALISKWHFMSKIRSKELTPISFNEAYELFCNGVSEYGPFWEHVLGYWKASQESPEKILFLKYEDMKKEPSVELKKLAEFMGMPFTTEEEEGGVVEEIVKLCSFENLSNFEVNKDGVQMFGAEVVVENRNFFRKGKVGDWENYLTEEMRDRIDSITETRLKDSGLALGLTQKA; the protein is encoded by the coding sequence ATGGCAATGACTATTAAAGAAGCTCCATATTTCGAGTTTTTCCTGCATCAATCTATCAATCTACTTCAACTCTACTCTGAAAACATGTCGACGGACCTCATTTCCAACCAAAATATATGCTCCCACCCCACAGCCATTAATGGCGAAAACCCAATCTCAGACCAACAAGAACACGTCCACAACAAGCTCAATGAAAAGGTAAACGGCCTTGTTGCGACTCTCCCCGAAGGCAAAGGTTGGAGGGGCCCTGAAATCTTTCTACATAAAGGTTTCTGGTTGCCCCAAACAGTTTTCAAGAGCTTATTAACGATCCACGAATACTTCCATCCAAACCCCACCGACATATTCCTCGCAGCTTTCATGAAGTGTGGAACCACCTGGCTTAGAGCTCTCATGTTCGCCACCGCCAACCGCCACCGTTACAAAATCTCTGACAATCCTCTTCATCAAACCGGACCCCACGGTGTCTTCCCTTCCCTCGACGCTCAAATCTTTCTTGATCAGTATTCTGTAAGAAAGTTCGACAATCTCCCTTCCCCTAGACTGTTTGCTACACACTTTGCTCATGACTTGTTACCGACCTCAATGACATCATCATCGTCGACATGCAAGTTTGTGTACGTGTGTAGGGATCCAAAAGACGCACTCATTTCCAAGTGGCATTTCATGAGCAAAATCAGGTCGAAGGAACTCACACCCATTTCGTTTAATGAAGCTTACGAACTTTTCTGCAACGGGGTCTCCGAATACGGACCATTTTGGGAGCATGTGTTGGGGTACTGGAAAGCAAGCCAGGAATCACCTGAAAAGATCTTGTTCTTGAAGTATGAGGATATGAAGAAGGAACCATCTGTGGAGCTGAAGAAGTTGGCGGAGTTCATGGGAATGCCTTTTACAACGGAGGAAGAGGAGGGTGGGGTTGTGGAAGAGATTGTGAAGCTGTGTAGTTTTGAGAATTTGAGTAACTTTGAGGTGAATAAAGATGGTGTTCAGATGTTTGGggcggaggtggtggtggagaatCGGAATTTTTTCAGGAAAGGAAAGGTGGGAGATTGGGAAAATTACTTGACTGAGGAGATGAGAGACCGGATTGATTCAATCACTGAAACCAGATTGAAAGATTCAGGGTTGGCACTAGGGCTCACCCAAAAAGCTTAA